One Bdellovibrionota bacterium DNA window includes the following coding sequences:
- a CDS encoding TMEM165/GDT1 family protein, with protein sequence MGRVDVPTHEFRPVVGAGGLAVYLGDRMAEKIKMKWVRWVAAALFFGFALWSAVQAFQS encoded by the coding sequence ATCGGACGAGTTGACGTTCCTACGCACGAATTCCGCCCGGTCGTCGGAGCTGGCGGTCTGGCCGTCTATTTGGGCGACCGAATGGCCGAAAAGATCAAAATGAAGTGGGTCCGATGGGTGGCCGCGGCGCTTTTTTTCGGGTTCGCCCTTTGGTCGGCGGTCCAAGCGTTCCAATCCTGA
- a CDS encoding PilZ domain-containing protein, with product MGQNERRIHTRLQLSEEVRASTPKGFLTGYLRDVSKGGAGVVFEESVGDVGETIEIFLPFPGGVEIAVMAEIVRIQETQGGLLHGLCFSLVEPSMQEKLLTLVETLLAGSGGKRREHPRVSKRIPIRYGNQAEFQAGLQTISMGGLSMMIDTPVVLFQEVEVSIPDVSGRELLILPARVIYQHNLEKSGKKQYEVGLQFRELTGPQKACLAELLRYVMDTPADATGSK from the coding sequence ATGGGCCAGAACGAACGACGAATCCACACACGGCTTCAGCTGAGCGAGGAGGTCCGGGCCTCCACTCCCAAAGGCTTTCTGACAGGCTACCTCCGAGATGTCTCCAAAGGGGGCGCGGGAGTCGTCTTCGAAGAGAGCGTCGGGGATGTCGGGGAAACGATCGAGATTTTTCTCCCCTTCCCCGGCGGCGTGGAGATCGCCGTGATGGCGGAGATTGTCCGAATCCAAGAAACCCAGGGCGGTCTCTTGCACGGCCTCTGCTTCAGCCTCGTTGAACCTTCGATGCAGGAAAAACTTCTGACGCTCGTCGAGACCCTCCTCGCCGGATCGGGGGGAAAGCGACGGGAGCACCCGCGCGTCTCCAAGAGAATTCCGATCCGCTACGGGAACCAGGCGGAGTTTCAAGCCGGCCTCCAAACGATCTCCATGGGTGGGTTGTCGATGATGATCGACACTCCCGTGGTTCTCTTCCAAGAGGTCGAAGTCTCCATTCCGGACGTCAGCGGTCGCGAACTTCTCATCCTCCCCGCCCGGGTGATCTACCAGCACAACCTCGAGAAAAGTGGAAAGAAGCAGTATGAGGTCGGTCTTCAGTTCCGTGAACTGACGGGTCCGCAGAAGGCCTGCCTCGCCGAACTCCTCCGCTACGTGATGGATACACCGGCCGACGCCACAGGTTCCAAGTGA
- a CDS encoding Glu/Leu/Phe/Val dehydrogenase: MPELNPFKIAQQQFDEAAEKLGLDSATRELLRWPMTETIVSIPVRMDDGTTKVFRGYRVQYNGSRGPTKGGLRWHPEETIDTVRALAAWMTWKTACVDIPLGGAKGGVTCNPKAMSTNEKERLARGYIRAVSRQLGVMKDVPAPDVYTTPQIMGWMMDEFETIVGEHHPGVITGKPLPLGGSEGRGDATARGGIYCVREAAKKIGLDPAKATYAIQGFGNAGQFAATLHKEVLGGGRLLAASDSRGGVTSPDGMNPEALVKFKNETGSVVGFPNTKPISNEELLVMKCDVLYPSALENVITSQNAANIKAKIVCELANGPTTPEADTILFKNNVFVLPDFMANAGGVTVSYFEQVQNTYNYYWPIQDVHQQLDRKMTDAFNAVYETSQKKKVHMRLAAYMVAVARVAEACKLRGWV, encoded by the coding sequence ATGCCAGAGCTCAATCCGTTTAAAATTGCTCAGCAACAGTTCGATGAGGCGGCCGAAAAGCTCGGCCTCGACAGCGCTACGCGAGAACTTCTCCGGTGGCCGATGACCGAAACGATCGTCAGCATCCCCGTCCGGATGGACGACGGAACGACGAAAGTGTTTCGGGGGTATCGCGTTCAATACAACGGGTCCCGTGGGCCGACAAAAGGCGGCCTTCGGTGGCATCCGGAAGAGACGATCGACACCGTGCGAGCCCTGGCGGCATGGATGACCTGGAAGACCGCGTGCGTCGATATTCCTCTCGGCGGCGCAAAAGGCGGCGTTACCTGCAATCCGAAGGCGATGTCGACGAATGAAAAAGAGCGTCTGGCGCGCGGCTATATCCGCGCCGTCTCTCGTCAGCTGGGCGTCATGAAGGATGTTCCGGCGCCCGACGTCTACACGACGCCGCAAATCATGGGTTGGATGATGGATGAGTTCGAGACGATCGTCGGCGAGCATCATCCGGGCGTCATCACCGGGAAACCGTTGCCGTTAGGCGGCTCCGAAGGTCGCGGCGATGCAACGGCTCGCGGCGGAATTTATTGCGTCCGCGAAGCGGCCAAGAAAATCGGCCTCGATCCAGCCAAGGCGACTTACGCCATCCAGGGATTCGGCAACGCCGGCCAATTTGCGGCGACGTTGCATAAGGAAGTCCTCGGCGGCGGCCGGCTGCTCGCGGCCAGCGACTCCCGCGGCGGCGTCACGAGCCCGGACGGCATGAATCCGGAGGCTCTGGTGAAGTTCAAGAATGAAACCGGCAGTGTCGTCGGATTCCCGAATACGAAGCCGATTTCGAACGAGGAACTTCTGGTCATGAAATGCGATGTCCTCTATCCGTCGGCGCTGGAGAATGTCATCACGAGTCAAAACGCCGCGAACATCAAGGCGAAGATCGTTTGCGAGCTGGCGAACGGCCCGACGACGCCGGAAGCGGACACGATTCTGTTCAAGAATAATGTGTTCGTTCTCCCGGACTTCATGGCCAATGCCGGAGGCGTGACGGTCTCTTATTTTGAGCAGGTCCAGAATACGTACAACTATTACTGGCCGATCCAAGACGTCCATCAGCAGTTGGATCGAAAGATGACCGACGCGTTCAACGCGG